Proteins from a single region of Maledivibacter sp.:
- a CDS encoding ABC transporter ATP-binding protein/permease: MIRYFQNKYAMSEKGVKDFLKSIVWTVIMEISFMVPVVLSFKFLDEYMGVLLNSPSNQKNSILYYAIMSIVVFIVMFAITYFQYNATYTKIYEESARRRISLAETLRKLPLAFFGKKDIADLSSTIMEDATQIEMLFSHSVPQIYASGLTIFIMGIMMFFYNWKLSLAVFWVVPVAALVFYLSKKFQNSTHEKLYKIKRDISDKIQEGLDSAHEIKSYNREETFSNTLNSKLDNYERDLIKGELLIGAFVNLSHVLLKLGLPSVILFGAYLLSAGSINIFTYIAFLIVAARIYNPIMNIMEHFAALIYLNVRIQRMKEMDEMPRQEGKSEFYPKNYDIEFKNVDFSYGDGVQTLSNVSFTARQGEVTALVGPSGGGKSTLAKLAARFWDIDKGHITLGGEDISLVDPETLLNNYSIVFQDVTLFNSSVMDNIRLGKKDATDEEVIKASKLARCHEFIKKLPEGYDTLIGENGERLSGGERQRISIARAMLKDAPIILLDEATASLDTENESKIQGALSELIKNKTVLIIAHRMRTVSGADKIVVIKDGSVAETGTPSELKERQEIFASMVKAQYQNG; this comes from the coding sequence ATGATTAGATATTTTCAAAATAAATATGCTATGTCCGAAAAAGGTGTAAAAGACTTTTTGAAATCCATTGTTTGGACTGTAATAATGGAAATAAGCTTTATGGTTCCTGTAGTCCTCAGCTTTAAATTTCTAGATGAATATATGGGGGTACTTTTGAACTCTCCAAGCAATCAAAAAAATAGCATCCTCTACTATGCTATTATGTCCATAGTGGTTTTTATAGTAATGTTTGCCATTACTTATTTTCAATACAACGCTACTTATACCAAAATTTATGAAGAAAGTGCCCGAAGACGGATTAGTCTGGCGGAAACACTTAGAAAACTGCCTTTAGCTTTCTTTGGTAAAAAGGATATTGCTGATTTGAGTTCAACAATAATGGAAGATGCTACACAGATAGAGATGCTTTTTTCCCATTCCGTTCCTCAGATATATGCATCGGGATTAACTATTTTTATTATGGGAATAATGATGTTCTTTTATAATTGGAAACTATCCCTTGCTGTATTTTGGGTAGTTCCAGTTGCAGCTTTAGTATTTTATCTATCGAAGAAGTTTCAAAACAGCACCCATGAAAAGCTTTATAAAATAAAAAGGGATATTTCAGATAAAATTCAAGAAGGACTTGACTCAGCCCATGAGATAAAATCCTATAATAGAGAAGAAACTTTTTCAAATACTTTAAACTCAAAGTTAGATAATTATGAAAGAGATTTGATTAAAGGAGAGCTTTTGATAGGTGCGTTTGTTAATCTGTCCCACGTATTATTAAAGCTTGGGCTTCCAAGTGTTATATTGTTTGGAGCATATCTTTTATCAGCGGGTTCAATAAATATTTTTACTTACATTGCTTTTCTTATAGTGGCTGCACGTATTTATAACCCTATAATGAATATAATGGAGCATTTTGCGGCTCTTATCTATCTAAATGTACGTATTCAACGTATGAAAGAGATGGATGAAATGCCAAGGCAAGAGGGAAAATCTGAGTTTTATCCTAAAAATTACGATATCGAATTTAAGAATGTGGATTTTTCCTATGGAGACGGCGTGCAAACATTAAGTAACGTAAGCTTTACTGCAAGACAAGGAGAGGTAACAGCATTGGTGGGGCCTTCAGGTGGAGGTAAGAGTACCCTAGCAAAGCTGGCTGCACGATTTTGGGATATAGACAAGGGACATATTACCTTGGGTGGAGAGGATATCTCTCTAGTTGATCCTGAAACTCTTTTAAATAATTATTCAATAGTTTTTCAGGATGTTACACTTTTTAATTCAAGCGTTATGGATAATATACGTCTTGGGAAAAAAGATGCCACCGATGAAGAAGTAATAAAGGCATCAAAGCTTGCCAGGTGCCATGAGTTTATAAAAAAACTTCCAGAAGGATACGATACTTTGATTGGTGAGAATGGGGAGCGATTATCGGGAGGAGAAAGACAACGTATATCAATAGCTAGAGCAATGCTAAAGGATGCTCCGATTATTTTACTAGACGAAGCTACGGCATCCCTTGATACAGAAAATGAGAGTAAAATCCAAGGTGCCCTTAGTGAGCTTATAAAAAACAAAACGGTTTTAATTATTGCTCATCGTATGAGAACAGTTTCCGGGGCCGATAAAATTGTTGTTATTAAGGATGGCTCCGTGGCAGAAACCGGTACACCTTCGGAATTAAAAGAAAGACAAGAAATTTTCGCATCAATGGTAAAGGCACAATATCAGAATGGTTAA
- a CDS encoding BlaI/MecI/CopY family transcriptional regulator encodes MFVVNNNMKKLPDSELEIMQVIWGEKPPISTGRVREILNERRKKDLNISTVQTLLNRLIKKEFLCAEKIGKEKVYFPLVEEHKYLHFEAEHFIGKLFGNSLPNLVTTLYKHKSISQKDIEDIADWFSEQVKED; translated from the coding sequence GTGTTTGTCGTAAATAATAATATGAAGAAATTGCCAGACTCTGAGCTTGAAATTATGCAGGTTATATGGGGAGAAAAGCCGCCTATATCAACGGGGAGGGTAAGAGAGATTTTAAATGAAAGGAGAAAGAAGGATTTAAATATATCCACGGTACAGACTCTTTTAAATAGATTAATAAAAAAGGAATTTCTTTGTGCCGAGAAGATAGGAAAAGAGAAGGTATATTTTCCATTAGTTGAAGAACATAAATATTTACACTTTGAGGCAGAACATTTCATAGGTAAACTGTTTGGAAATTCCTTACCTAATTTAGTAACAACTTTGTATAAGCATAAAAGTATAAGCCAGAAGGATATAGAAGACATAGCAGATTGGTTTTCAGAGCAAGTTAAGGAGGATTAG
- a CDS encoding M56 family metallopeptidase has translation MEILIRIFWKYFDISIGMTAIIISLLLLSNIHIKKYSAKFRYYMWIPIIIALVMPINLKMDKIFIKPQRVLEEQLSQEDIHKESIQQQNIVKPKDIDNSADDSTHKMHQYDGETKQMIKADRWKPIKEKKVMDPGLLIIVWPLIAGLYILYSIFKYILFLKKLRSWSVDIKDNNIIHIFNQLKADMDISSNISLKRCSLISSPLIIGFLKPTLFISKKEYTSEELRFIFKHELTHYKRKDVYYKLILFIVSAIHWYNPVVHIMCRYISTECEASCDEQVVFNQCKKVKESYGRFIINEISYAKDTETIFGHYFYGEKKELKRRLKTIMNKEKKKKGIVATMTISVVVVLLLVLSSSAGVFPNDKKAINNIKEIKNSKDIHKSINAKTYNISEEVGDFSPLYMYDGDTYIAFSSYTEGHGYLPKVMKYTDEQWETIGNFDFEKEPVESISLFVDKGNLYVSYSVWHNQETVLKVMKYNSDKWEALGKEWITKEFNHSLYVYDGIPYIDEYDHETKELTVRMFSENKWQKVGNKNVSTEECDTHSLVVDNGIPYIVYSVPYSGDMDAKDKRGKIAVKRFNGTDWEDLGANLNNVQNSYNKISLFFEDHIPYIAYVEESNDSDESNMRAVVMKYDGKLWNEIGYLEDIDGLQNVYLAIQKGTPYMAYDYTVDESYMPQMGLARFEDGKAEILVKSIKAEDEKRTLGNVEIYMQNNEIYIAYQNSFPYENHPEKEFDMHGRDLMIKKFVIDNSKEN, from the coding sequence TTGGAAATATTAATAAGGATATTTTGGAAATATTTTGATATATCAATAGGAATGACGGCTATAATAATATCCCTTTTGCTTTTGTCAAATATTCATATAAAAAAATATAGTGCAAAGTTTAGGTATTACATGTGGATACCAATCATCATAGCCTTAGTTATGCCTATAAATCTTAAGATGGATAAGATTTTTATAAAACCCCAAAGGGTACTAGAGGAACAATTATCCCAAGAAGATATACATAAAGAGAGTATACAACAGCAAAATATTGTAAAACCAAAGGATATAGATAATAGTGCAGATGATTCAACCCACAAAATGCATCAATATGATGGGGAAACAAAGCAAATGATAAAGGCTGATAGATGGAAGCCAATAAAAGAAAAAAAAGTCATGGACCCTGGATTGCTAATTATTGTATGGCCATTGATAGCAGGTTTGTATATATTGTATAGTATTTTCAAATACATATTGTTTCTAAAAAAGCTTAGAAGCTGGAGTGTAGATATAAAAGACAATAATATTATTCATATATTCAATCAATTGAAGGCGGACATGGACATAAGCAGTAATATATCTTTGAAAAGATGCAGCCTAATATCAAGTCCATTAATTATAGGATTTTTAAAGCCCACATTATTTATATCAAAGAAAGAATATACATCGGAAGAACTAAGGTTTATTTTCAAACATGAACTTACACATTATAAAAGAAAAGATGTGTACTATAAGCTAATCCTATTTATAGTAAGTGCAATCCACTGGTACAATCCAGTTGTACATATTATGTGTAGATATATATCTACGGAATGTGAGGCTTCTTGCGATGAACAAGTAGTATTTAATCAATGTAAGAAGGTAAAGGAAAGCTATGGTAGATTTATAATTAACGAAATAAGTTATGCAAAGGATACAGAAACCATATTTGGACATTATTTTTATGGAGAAAAAAAGGAGCTTAAAAGGAGGTTAAAAACCATTATGAATAAAGAGAAAAAGAAAAAAGGCATAGTTGCAACCATGACTATTTCCGTAGTGGTAGTACTATTATTAGTACTATCATCATCAGCAGGTGTCTTTCCAAATGATAAAAAGGCAATTAACAATATCAAAGAAATTAAGAATAGTAAGGATATTCATAAATCAATAAATGCTAAAACCTATAATATATCTGAAGAAGTCGGTGATTTTTCACCTTTATATATGTATGACGGAGATACATATATTGCTTTTTCTTCATATACCGAAGGTCATGGATATTTACCTAAGGTAATGAAATATACTGATGAGCAATGGGAAACAATTGGAAACTTTGATTTTGAAAAGGAGCCCGTAGAATCTATAAGTTTATTTGTGGATAAAGGTAATTTATATGTATCCTATAGTGTATGGCATAACCAGGAGACTGTATTAAAGGTAATGAAATATAATAGTGATAAATGGGAAGCTTTAGGTAAAGAGTGGATAACTAAAGAGTTTAATCATTCATTGTACGTATATGATGGTATACCATATATAGATGAATATGACCACGAAACAAAGGAACTAACGGTTAGGATGTTTAGTGAAAATAAATGGCAAAAAGTTGGTAACAAAAACGTTTCTACAGAAGAATGTGATACCCATAGTTTAGTTGTAGATAATGGAATACCATACATTGTCTATTCTGTGCCCTACTCTGGAGATATGGATGCTAAGGATAAACGAGGGAAAATAGCAGTGAAACGATTTAATGGTACTGATTGGGAAGATTTAGGGGCAAATTTGAATAATGTACAAAATTCCTATAATAAAATTTCATTGTTCTTCGAAGACCATATTCCATATATAGCCTATGTGGAAGAAAGTAATGATTCCGATGAAAGTAATATGAGAGCTGTTGTGATGAAGTATGATGGTAAGCTTTGGAATGAGATAGGATATTTAGAGGATATAGATGGATTACAAAATGTCTATTTAGCTATTCAAAAGGGGACTCCATATATGGCATATGATTATACAGTAGATGAATCATATATGCCACAAATGGGATTAGCTAGATTTGAAGATGGAAAGGCTGAAATACTAGTTAAAAGTATTAAGGCTGAGGATGAAAAACGAACACTGGGTAATGTGGAAATTTATATGCAAAATAATGAAATATATATTGCATATCAAAATAGTTTTCCCTATGAAAACCATCCTGAAAAGGAATTTGATATGCATGGACGGGATTTAATGATTAAAAAATTCGTCATTGATAATTCTAAGGAAAACTAA
- a CDS encoding PucR family transcriptional regulator translates to MSITIKEALKLNNLMNFRLVAGEWGLDKGIEKVGILDYEIIDEIEGKFGEGDFVLTSFTVARNDVNLLIQSIEKLIKAGVSGLAIKSIFYSELPIQVIEYANERSFPVFIFGNSVYFEDIITDIMDAIRNKDDYELLETKIDIIIKNGISKSMVRELAFEINTSFKENFIVAYCKEKKYINNENIIRLIEGLKRNKTKSIYQSVFKYRSGILIIFSFENIEYNTVINKLYGLMDNIGIDNDKYTIGISNSHVNLNELDRGINESMYAVKVSEISGEKKSFYKDIGIYKIVMPFIDKVWIKDFHEEIIKPLKSYDEKYNTQILTTAIKYIENDGNVKKTSQELFQHDNTIRYRINKMKEILNMEDLDGGFYEQLSIAIKIHKIISKS, encoded by the coding sequence ATGTCTATAACTATAAAAGAAGCTCTTAAGTTAAACAATTTAATGAATTTTAGGCTCGTAGCCGGTGAATGGGGTCTTGATAAGGGGATAGAGAAGGTTGGTATATTGGATTATGAAATAATAGATGAAATAGAAGGCAAGTTTGGGGAAGGTGATTTTGTACTGACCAGTTTTACTGTTGCAAGAAATGATGTTAATTTATTAATACAATCCATTGAAAAGTTGATTAAAGCAGGAGTTAGTGGTTTAGCAATTAAAAGCATATTTTATAGTGAATTACCCATCCAAGTAATTGAATATGCCAATGAAAGATCCTTCCCTGTATTTATCTTTGGGAATAGCGTATATTTCGAAGACATAATAACTGATATTATGGATGCTATTAGAAATAAGGATGATTACGAGCTTCTTGAGACTAAAATTGATATAATCATAAAAAATGGTATAAGTAAATCAATGGTAAGGGAATTGGCCTTTGAGATAAATACTTCCTTTAAAGAAAACTTCATTGTGGCTTATTGTAAAGAAAAAAAGTATATTAATAATGAAAATATTATTAGGCTAATAGAGGGACTAAAAAGAAATAAAACAAAAAGTATTTATCAATCAGTTTTTAAATACAGAAGTGGTATCCTTATAATTTTTAGCTTTGAAAATATAGAATATAATACTGTGATAAATAAACTCTACGGTTTAATGGATAATATAGGGATAGATAATGACAAATACACTATTGGAATAAGTAACAGTCATGTTAATCTAAATGAACTAGATAGGGGCATTAATGAAAGTATGTATGCGGTAAAGGTAAGTGAGATTTCTGGAGAGAAGAAGTCATTTTATAAGGATATTGGTATCTATAAAATAGTAATGCCATTTATAGATAAAGTATGGATAAAAGACTTCCATGAAGAAATAATTAAGCCACTGAAAAGCTATGATGAAAAGTATAACACTCAAATTTTAACCACTGCAATAAAATATATTGAGAATGATGGTAATGTTAAAAAAACTTCCCAGGAATTATTTCAGCATGATAATACTATTAGATATAGAATTAATAAAATGAAAGAAATATTAAATATGGAGGATTTAGATGGGGGCTTCTATGAACAGCTTTCTATAGCCATAAAGATACATAAAATTATTAGCAAAAGTTAA
- a CDS encoding ornithine cyclodeaminase family protein, whose product MFKIKVLNHDVIEEILDMKEVIEIVERVYTLKSEGSTELFPMVFHEFERGVADMDIKSGYLKGADIFGLKLVSWFGENPKKDLPALIGSTMVFDAKTGMPLGLLNAEYITGMRTGAAGAIGAKYLARKDSENLLMVGAGHISTFQIAAVLIAMDNIKTVRIYDPINYENAEKLSRSIKSTLMDKFLSKYEKGTEIYKKINEKFDIGFEVVSDIKEAVGVSDVIITATPSRKPLIMKEWVKKGTHFSCVGADMEGKQEIDENIFGSARVYVDDINQAVEVGETEIPIQKGIIKKENIIAEIGDVIIEKKQGRISKDDITVYDTTGIALQDLLTSKLVLDIANKRGLGVEVDL is encoded by the coding sequence ATGTTTAAAATCAAGGTTCTAAATCATGATGTTATTGAAGAAATTTTGGATATGAAAGAAGTTATTGAAATTGTTGAAAGGGTTTACACATTGAAATCAGAAGGAAGTACAGAGCTTTTTCCAATGGTGTTCCATGAATTTGAAAGAGGCGTAGCTGATATGGATATTAAGTCGGGATATCTTAAGGGGGCAGATATTTTTGGGTTGAAGTTAGTTAGTTGGTTCGGTGAAAATCCTAAAAAGGATTTGCCTGCATTGATTGGGAGTACTATGGTATTTGATGCTAAAACAGGTATGCCATTAGGATTGTTAAATGCAGAATATATTACGGGAATGAGAACCGGGGCTGCTGGAGCGATAGGAGCAAAATATTTGGCAAGAAAGGATTCGGAAAACCTATTGATGGTTGGAGCAGGGCACATATCTACATTTCAAATTGCGGCTGTACTAATTGCTATGGATAACATTAAGACAGTAAGAATATATGATCCTATTAACTATGAAAATGCCGAAAAATTAAGTAGATCAATTAAATCCACCTTAATGGATAAATTCTTATCTAAGTATGAAAAAGGTACAGAAATATACAAGAAAATAAATGAAAAATTTGATATAGGGTTTGAAGTCGTATCGGATATTAAAGAAGCTGTAGGTGTAAGTGATGTAATTATCACTGCAACTCCTTCTAGAAAGCCTTTGATAATGAAGGAATGGGTGAAAAAAGGAACACATTTCAGCTGTGTAGGTGCCGATATGGAAGGGAAGCAGGAAATAGATGAAAATATTTTTGGTAGTGCAAGAGTATATGTTGATGATATTAACCAAGCCGTAGAAGTAGGAGAAACAGAAATTCCAATTCAAAAGGGAATAATTAAAAAAGAAAATATTATAGCTGAAATTGGAGATGTAATCATAGAAAAAAAACAGGGCAGAATAAGTAAAGATGACATAACTGTTTATGACACAACGGGCATTGCACTTCAAGACCTGTTAACCTCAAAGCTGGTTTTAGATATTGCCAATAAAAGGGGATTAGGGGTAGAGGTAGATTTATAA
- a CDS encoding aminotransferase, which yields MKIKDFGVEIWMGLYENDCDYNLAETCVESLTVEQLLNYTDDKKEIIDEILNMKLTYGAIEGSDRLRRGITGLYENMDIENITITHGAIGANALSIMTLVEPGDRVISVLPTYQQHYSIPESIGADVKILELRPENNFLPDLDELRSYVNDRTKLICINNPNNPTGALMDKEFLMEIVEIAKTCDAYVLSDEVYRGLNHEGESFTASIADLYEKGISTGSMSKTFSLAGLRIGWAAGPKDFIKGINKQRDYHIISCGMIDDRLAAIAIENKEAIVKRNLEIVRRNLRTLDRWIANEPLMTYVKPRAGTTAFLKYDIDMSSEEFCLRLLKEKSVMLLPGKALDMEGYLRIGFANTPRIIEDGLERISEFLREL from the coding sequence ATGAAGATCAAAGATTTTGGTGTTGAAATTTGGATGGGATTATATGAAAATGACTGCGATTACAACTTGGCGGAGACCTGTGTTGAATCCTTAACCGTTGAACAACTCTTAAATTATACAGATGATAAAAAGGAAATTATTGATGAAATCCTAAACATGAAGCTTACCTATGGAGCCATAGAAGGTTCTGATAGGTTAAGAAGGGGAATTACTGGGTTATATGAAAATATGGATATTGAAAATATAACAATTACCCACGGTGCAATTGGAGCAAATGCACTTTCTATTATGACATTAGTTGAACCTGGGGACAGAGTGATTTCAGTTCTTCCAACCTATCAGCAGCATTATTCTATTCCAGAATCAATAGGTGCCGATGTAAAGATATTAGAGTTAAGACCTGAAAATAATTTTTTGCCCGATTTAGATGAACTGAGATCCTATGTTAATGATAGAACAAAACTTATTTGCATCAATAATCCCAATAATCCAACGGGAGCATTGATGGATAAGGAATTTTTAATGGAAATAGTAGAAATTGCTAAAACATGTGACGCCTATGTTCTTAGTGATGAGGTTTATAGGGGGCTGAACCATGAGGGGGAGAGCTTCACTGCTTCAATTGCAGATTTATATGAAAAGGGTATTAGTACTGGTAGTATGTCCAAGACCTTTTCATTGGCGGGGCTAAGAATTGGTTGGGCAGCTGGGCCAAAGGACTTTATTAAAGGAATAAATAAGCAAAGAGACTATCATATTATTAGCTGTGGAATGATCGACGATAGATTGGCGGCTATTGCAATAGAAAACAAGGAAGCAATCGTAAAAAGAAATCTTGAAATAGTTAGAAGGAATCTTAGGACCCTAGATAGATGGATAGCCAATGAGCCACTAATGACATATGTAAAACCAAGAGCTGGAACAACAGCATTTCTAAAATATGATATTGATATGTCTTCCGAGGAATTTTGTTTAAGGTTACTTAAGGAAAAGAGTGTTATGTTATTGCCCGGTAAGGCACTAGACATGGAAGGCTATTTAAGGATAGGCTTTGCCAATACTCCTAGGATTATTGAAGATGGTTTAGAAAGGATTTCAGAATTTCTAAGGGAATTATAG
- a CDS encoding exodeoxyribonuclease III translates to MKLVSWNVNGLRACVKKGFLEYFKEVNADIFCVQETKLQEGQIDLDLEGYEQYWNYAVKKGYSGTAVFTKKKPLSVKYGLGIEEHDQEGRVITLEFDKFHLVNVYTPNSQRGLARLDYRVLWEDAFRSQLKDLDSVKPVILCGDLNVAHKEIDLKNPKTNTKNAGFTIEERGKITELLEEGFIDTFRHFYPDKEEVYSWWSYMRKARERNSGWRIDYFIVSQALRGLLKDAQIHSHIMGSDHCPVFLEIGL, encoded by the coding sequence ATGAAACTAGTCTCTTGGAATGTTAATGGGCTTAGAGCTTGTGTTAAGAAAGGATTTTTAGAATATTTTAAAGAGGTTAATGCAGATATATTCTGTGTTCAGGAAACTAAATTACAAGAGGGGCAGATTGATCTAGACTTAGAAGGATATGAACAATATTGGAATTATGCTGTTAAAAAAGGGTATTCAGGTACAGCAGTATTTACAAAAAAGAAGCCCTTATCCGTTAAATATGGTTTAGGAATTGAAGAACATGATCAAGAAGGAAGGGTTATAACCCTTGAATTTGACAAATTCCATTTAGTTAATGTCTATACGCCTAATTCTCAAAGGGGATTGGCAAGACTTGACTATAGGGTGTTATGGGAGGATGCCTTTAGAAGCCAACTTAAGGATTTAGATTCTGTAAAACCCGTTATTTTATGTGGGGATTTAAATGTAGCCCATAAAGAGATAGATTTAAAAAATCCAAAAACTAATACTAAAAATGCTGGGTTCACAATTGAAGAGAGAGGGAAGATCACAGAGCTATTGGAAGAAGGATTTATTGATACCTTTAGACATTTCTATCCCGACAAGGAAGAAGTTTACTCATGGTGGTCATATATGAGGAAAGCAAGGGAAAGGAATTCTGGATGGAGGATCGATTATTTTATTGTATCCCAAGCACTAAGGGGCTTATTAAAGGACGCACAGATTCATTCCCATATAATGGGCAGTGACCATTGTCCTGTTTTTCTAGAAATAGGTTTATAA
- a CDS encoding exonuclease domain-containing protein — protein sequence MNFVAIDFETANSRRSSACAMGIAVVKDGEIIEKKSWLIRPKELRFDRINVYIHGITKEDVKNEPEFNELWDSIKTYLENQIVVAHNASFDMSVLRHILNEYDIPYPSFDYLCTVAVSKATWQEQVNNKLDTLANMLNITFKHHDACHDAVACAKVLLAALKSTKSNSVEDLCINTKIKLGKIYERGYEPCKQHRHSTNIKKVKPIDQKPLKAWDKNHLFYHKKVIFTGPLRSMTRSEANKKVESLGGFSGYGVTKDTSYLVVGIKDYKTLKFHELTTKLRKAYSYIEQGINIEIIPEEDFLRML from the coding sequence ATGAATTTTGTAGCAATAGATTTTGAAACAGCTAATTCTAGAAGGTCTAGTGCCTGTGCAATGGGAATAGCCGTTGTTAAAGATGGTGAAATAATCGAAAAAAAATCCTGGTTAATACGTCCTAAGGAGCTTAGGTTTGATAGAATCAATGTTTATATTCATGGAATAACAAAGGAAGATGTTAAGAATGAACCTGAATTCAATGAGCTTTGGGACTCTATAAAAACCTATCTAGAAAATCAGATTGTTGTTGCCCATAATGCTAGTTTCGACATGAGTGTCCTCAGACATATTCTAAATGAATATGACATCCCTTATCCAAGCTTTGACTACCTATGCACCGTCGCTGTTTCAAAAGCCACATGGCAGGAACAGGTTAACAACAAGCTCGATACCCTGGCTAATATGCTCAATATCACCTTCAAACATCACGATGCGTGTCATGATGCTGTTGCATGTGCAAAGGTCTTATTAGCAGCTTTGAAGTCAACTAAGTCGAATTCCGTTGAGGATTTATGTATTAATACTAAAATTAAGCTAGGTAAGATTTATGAAAGAGGATATGAACCATGTAAGCAGCATAGGCATAGTACAAATATCAAGAAAGTAAAACCGATTGACCAAAAGCCCTTAAAAGCATGGGATAAAAACCACCTATTTTATCATAAAAAAGTCATATTTACGGGCCCTTTGCGATCCATGACCCGCTCTGAGGCCAATAAAAAAGTGGAAAGCCTTGGAGGATTTAGCGGATATGGTGTTACAAAGGATACAAGTTATCTCGTGGTAGGTATCAAGGATTATAAAACACTAAAATTCCATGAATTAACTACTAAATTGAGAAAGGCTTATTCCTATATTGAACAAGGAATTAATATTGAAATAATCCCCGAGGAAGATTTCTTAAGAATGTTATAA